The Candidatus Dadabacteria bacterium genomic interval CACCAGAACGGGCGCAAGAGCGTTTGGAAGCATGTGCTTTAGTATAATCCTGCGGTCGCCGCTTCCAAGGGCCCACGCCGCCTCGACGTAGTTCGTCTGGCGAAGTTTCAGAAACTCTCCGCGAACGAGCCTCGCCACGCCCGTCCAGCCCGTTATGCCTATCACTATCATGATGTTATAGATACTGGGCTCCGTAAAGGCGAGGATGGTGAGAATCAGAAAGAAAACGGGAAAGGTGATCATCACCTCTATCAGCCGTGAAATCGCAAAATCGATCCAGCCGCCGTAATAACCCGCGATCGCTCCCAGTATTATTCCTATCACCATGGCTATCCCTACGGCAACCACCCCTATTGAAAGCGATATCCTCGCCCCGTGAATCATCCTGCTGAGAACATCCCTTCCCCTGTCGTCCGTGCCAAGAAAATGGTTCCCGTCGGGAGCCGAGAGAACGGAGAAGAAATCGCTTTCCGTGGGGCTGTACTTCACGGGGGGGAAAATCGCGAACGAATCCGGGTCGTCAAGATACATGCCCCGAAGGTCCTCTCCGCGAAACTCGGGATAATCGATAACCACGGGGAAATAGTACTTGCCCTCCTCAACGAGCACTATGGGCCTGTTGCCCGCGAGGAAACTTTCAAAAAGCGCCGTCACCGCGAGGAGAACTATGAAGAAAAACGAGACGTACGCGAGGGAGTCCTTCTTGAACTCGATCCACACCCTGTCCCAGTACCCGATGCCTGAGCCCTGCTTCATGATTTCCTCTCAAAGCCGATCCTGGGGTCAACCACGGCGTAGGTTAAATCCGATATAAGAATGCCGATCAGGGTAAGGAGAGCGGAGATGGTGGCGACGGCCATTATGACTGGGTAGTCCCTTGAAAGCACGGACTCAAATCCCAGCCTTCCTATCCCAGGGATCGAAAAGATGGTCTCTATGATAACGCTTCCCCCTATCATGGCGGGAAGAATCGAGGCGATTATCGTAACTATCGGGATAAGCGAATTCCTTAGGGCGTGCTTGAAAAGCACCCTGTTTGGCGCAAGCCCCTTGGCCCTGGCTGTCCTTATGTAGTCCTCCCTGAGCACCTCAAGAAGGCTTCCCTTCTGGTAGCGCGAAAGCGATGCGAGGGAGGCGTAGGTAAGGCAGAAGACGGGGAGAACAAGGTGCCAAAGGAAATCGAGGGTTCTCTCGAGAAAAGGAAGGTCCTCATAGCCCCTCGAGTGCACGCCGTATATGGGAAAGATATCAAAAGCTCCCCCGCCGCCGAAGAAATAGATAAGCACCACGGCCATCCAGAAGCTCGGAATCGAGTAGAGAAGAAAAAGAACGAAAGTCGTTGCGCGCTCCGCAAAGCTCCACTGCCTAACGGCTGACCAGGCCCCGATCGGTATGGCTAGCAGGTACACGAGGAAGATCGAAAGAGCGTTCAGTATGAGAGTGATCGGAAGTCTTTCCGCTATCTTGTCTATTACCGGGCGGTGGTCCTTGTAGGAA includes:
- a CDS encoding ABC transporter permease — translated: MKQGSGIGYWDRVWIEFKKDSLAYVSFFFIVLLAVTALFESFLAGNRPIVLVEEGKYYFPVVIDYPEFRGEDLRGMYLDDPDSFAIFPPVKYSPTESDFFSVLSAPDGNHFLGTDDRGRDVLSRMIHGARISLSIGVVAVGIAMVIGIILGAIAGYYGGWIDFAISRLIEVMITFPVFFLILTILAFTEPSIYNIMIVIGITGWTGVARLVRGEFLKLRQTNYVEAAWALGSGDRRIILKHMLPNALAPVLVSATFGVAGAILVESSLSFLGFGVTPPEPSWGEIISQSQKYVDFAWWLVLFPGLAIFVTVTALNLVGEGFRNAIDPKLKER
- a CDS encoding ABC transporter permease, whose amino-acid sequence is MKDYILKRLLLMIPTLFGITLITFLVIQLAPGSPVESRMSLDQGIKSDQVTKEIVEQTKKLYGLDKPVHQRYFIWLGQIVTLDFGNSYKDHRPVIDKIAERLPITLILNALSIFLVYLLAIPIGAWSAVRQWSFAERATTFVLFLLYSIPSFWMAVVLIYFFGGGGAFDIFPIYGVHSRGYEDLPFLERTLDFLWHLVLPVFCLTYASLASLSRYQKGSLLEVLREDYIRTARAKGLAPNRVLFKHALRNSLIPIVTIIASILPAMIGGSVIIETIFSIPGIGRLGFESVLSRDYPVIMAVATISALLTLIGILISDLTYAVVDPRIGFERKS